A genomic window from Methanovulcanius yangii includes:
- the radA gene encoding DNA repair and recombination protein RadA: protein MPELDIEDLPGVGPTTADKLRDGGYTTIEGIATASYADLAEAAEIGESTAKKMIKEARKMADIGGFKTGTVVLEERKEVRKLQSLVPDFDDLMGGGLETKSITEFYGEFGSGKSQISHQMAVNVQLSEEEGGLNGSCIYIDTENTFRPERIEQMVHGLPPEIEHPPFATILEHIHVAKGYTSDHQMLLVDSARELAGELKTSDKPVRLFIVDSLTAHFRAEYSGRGTLSVRQQKLNKHMYDLAKLAEEHNAVVLVTNQVQSNPAVFFGDPTKPVGGNIVGHASKFRVYLRKSKGGKRVAKLVDSPSLPDGEAAFMVDLTGLKPI from the coding sequence ATGCCGGAACTAGATATTGAAGACCTTCCAGGTGTCGGCCCCACCACCGCCGACAAGCTGCGGGACGGCGGATACACGACCATCGAGGGGATCGCAACCGCATCCTACGCGGATCTCGCCGAAGCGGCGGAGATCGGCGAGTCGACGGCGAAGAAGATGATCAAGGAAGCCCGCAAGATGGCGGATATCGGCGGGTTCAAGACCGGGACCGTGGTCCTGGAGGAGCGGAAGGAGGTCCGCAAGCTTCAGTCGCTCGTCCCTGATTTCGACGACCTGATGGGCGGCGGTCTGGAGACGAAGTCCATCACCGAGTTCTACGGAGAGTTCGGGTCGGGAAAGAGTCAGATCTCGCACCAGATGGCGGTCAACGTGCAGCTCTCCGAGGAGGAGGGCGGTCTGAACGGCTCGTGCATCTACATCGACACGGAGAACACCTTCCGGCCCGAGCGTATCGAGCAGATGGTACATGGCCTCCCCCCGGAGATCGAGCACCCGCCGTTTGCGACCATCCTCGAACACATCCATGTCGCAAAGGGGTACACCTCGGACCACCAGATGCTCCTCGTCGACAGCGCCCGTGAGCTTGCCGGGGAACTGAAGACGAGTGACAAGCCTGTCCGGCTGTTCATCGTCGACTCGCTGACGGCACACTTCCGTGCGGAGTACTCGGGACGGGGCACGCTCTCCGTCCGGCAGCAGAAGCTCAACAAGCACATGTACGATCTCGCCAAACTGGCCGAGGAGCATAATGCCGTCGTCCTCGTGACCAATCAGGTCCAGTCAAACCCGGCCGTCTTCTTCGGCGACCCGACCAAACCCGTCGGCGGCAACATCGTCGGGCACGCATCCAAGTTCCGTGTCTACCTGCGAAAGAGCAAGGGAGGCAAACGGGTGGCAAAACTTGTTGACAGCCCGAGCCTCCCCGACGGCGAGGCGGCGTTCATGGTCGATCTGACCGGTCTCAAACCAATCTAA
- the lysA gene encoding diaminopimelate decarboxylase, with protein MTLPPHLTVKEGHLHIGSHDTVALAKKYGTPLYVTDEQRIRANFMAYREALTGYYDRVQMLYAAKANGNLAVLRVFADMGAGADVFSAGELYLALVAGMRPEHLLFNGSSKTAEDLKLAVQKNVRVSLDSIDEMKQLNEIARAMGTTVECSFRVNPAMEVPTHPKIATGLATSKFGIPAGQIKEAYRAAVEASNIVPVGLHCHIGSQILDVAPFAKEAEVLVKVAKEVTDLGVTLRFLDMGGGLGIPYNHTTEAAPTPQEYADAVMPVFLDGIEKAGIKPAFWVEPGRNLMGDSTVLLTCVNSVKTTHKTFVNVDAGFNLLARPVMYDSYHEVIVANKAELAPAGRCTVTGPICETGDILAHDRDLPEVAPGDVIALLDTGAYGFSMSSQYNSRPRCAEIMVNGGMEAPMRRAETIIDLKMTMESLPWQK; from the coding sequence ATGACCCTGCCGCCGCACCTGACGGTGAAGGAGGGGCACCTGCATATCGGGAGCCACGACACCGTGGCGCTTGCGAAGAAGTACGGAACGCCCCTCTACGTGACCGACGAACAGCGCATCCGGGCGAACTTCATGGCATACCGGGAGGCGCTCACCGGCTACTACGACCGGGTACAGATGCTCTATGCGGCAAAGGCAAACGGGAACCTTGCCGTCCTCAGGGTCTTTGCCGACATGGGGGCGGGCGCTGACGTCTTCTCGGCGGGAGAGCTGTATCTCGCCCTCGTTGCAGGCATGCGCCCCGAACACCTCCTCTTCAACGGGAGCTCGAAGACGGCGGAGGACCTGAAGCTTGCAGTCCAGAAGAACGTCCGGGTCTCGCTCGACTCCATCGACGAGATGAAGCAGCTCAACGAGATTGCACGGGCCATGGGCACCACCGTCGAGTGCTCCTTTAGGGTGAATCCCGCAATGGAGGTGCCGACGCACCCGAAGATCGCAACGGGCCTTGCGACGAGCAAGTTTGGCATCCCCGCGGGGCAGATCAAGGAGGCATACCGTGCCGCCGTCGAGGCCTCGAACATCGTGCCGGTCGGGCTGCACTGCCACATCGGCTCACAGATCCTCGATGTGGCGCCGTTTGCCAAGGAGGCCGAGGTGCTCGTGAAGGTGGCAAAGGAGGTCACCGATCTCGGCGTCACCCTCCGCTTCCTCGACATGGGCGGGGGGCTTGGCATCCCCTACAACCACACGACCGAGGCCGCCCCCACGCCACAGGAGTATGCGGATGCGGTCATGCCGGTCTTTTTGGACGGTATCGAGAAGGCGGGCATCAAGCCGGCGTTCTGGGTCGAGCCGGGGAGAAACCTGATGGGCGACTCCACCGTGCTTCTCACCTGCGTCAACTCGGTGAAGACGACGCACAAGACCTTCGTGAACGTCGACGCGGGATTCAATCTCCTCGCCCGCCCGGTGATGTACGACTCGTACCACGAGGTCATCGTCGCGAACAAGGCGGAGCTGGCACCGGCGGGACGCTGCACGGTCACGGGCCCCATCTGCGAGACCGGCGACATCCTTGCCCACGACCGCGACCTCCCCGAGGTCGCGCCGGGCGACGTCATCGCCCTCCTCGACACCGGGGCGTACGGGTTCTCCATGTCATCCCAGTACAACAGCCGGCCACGGTGCGCCGAGATCATGGTCAACGGCGGCATGGAAGCGCCCATGCGCCGGGCCGAGACCATCATCGACCTGAAGATGACCATGGAATCACTCCCATGGCAGAAATAA
- a CDS encoding LL-diaminopimelate aminotransferase, with product MYAQRLDNLPPYLFARIDAMKAAKRAQGVDVIDLGVGDPDLPTPDHIVESLVAAARDPATHHYPDYTGMLSYREAVAAWYRERFSVELDPKTEILALIGSKEGIAHVPEAFVNPGDYVLVPDPGYPVYKTATLFAEGKVHEMPLAAENGFLPDLEAIPAEVLARSKLMFLNYPNNPTGAVAGLGFFNEVVEFAREHDIVVIHDNAYSEISFDGYRAPSFLEADGAKEVAIEMHSLSKTYNMTGWRIGMACGGADLIAGLGRVKTNIDSGAFDAIQRAAITALTSPQDCIAQSCDVYRERRDALVAGLSDLGFSVTAPKATFYVWMKVDDSMAFAAKMLDEAGIVVTPGVGFGTYGDGYVRFAITRSVERIEEAIERMRGMDL from the coding sequence ATGTACGCACAACGCCTTGATAACCTCCCACCATATCTTTTTGCCAGAATAGACGCCATGAAGGCGGCAAAGAGAGCCCAGGGAGTCGATGTGATCGACCTCGGAGTCGGCGACCCGGACCTCCCGACGCCCGACCATATCGTCGAATCACTCGTGGCGGCAGCCCGCGACCCGGCAACGCATCATTACCCTGATTACACCGGTATGCTCTCGTACCGGGAGGCCGTTGCCGCATGGTACAGGGAGCGCTTCTCCGTCGAACTCGACCCGAAGACCGAGATCCTCGCCCTCATCGGGTCGAAGGAGGGGATCGCTCATGTGCCCGAGGCATTCGTCAACCCCGGTGACTATGTCCTCGTACCGGACCCCGGCTACCCGGTGTACAAGACCGCCACGCTCTTTGCGGAAGGAAAGGTTCACGAGATGCCGCTTGCCGCGGAGAACGGATTTTTGCCCGACCTCGAGGCGATCCCGGCAGAGGTCCTCGCCCGGTCGAAGCTGATGTTTCTGAACTACCCGAACAACCCGACCGGTGCGGTTGCGGGCCTCGGGTTCTTCAATGAAGTCGTCGAATTCGCCCGCGAGCATGACATCGTCGTCATTCACGACAACGCGTACTCGGAGATCTCCTTTGACGGCTACCGGGCGCCGTCCTTTTTGGAGGCCGACGGGGCAAAAGAGGTCGCCATCGAGATGCACTCCCTCTCGAAGACCTACAATATGACCGGATGGAGAATCGGCATGGCATGCGGCGGCGCGGATCTCATCGCAGGCCTCGGCCGGGTGAAGACGAACATCGACTCCGGTGCCTTCGATGCGATACAGCGGGCGGCGATCACCGCGCTGACCTCCCCGCAGGACTGCATCGCGCAATCGTGTGATGTGTACCGGGAACGCCGGGACGCCCTTGTTGCGGGACTCTCTGATCTCGGCTTCTCCGTGACCGCCCCCAAGGCGACCTTCTATGTCTGGATGAAGGTCGACGATTCGATGGCCTTTGCGGCGAAGATGCTCGATGAAGCGGGCATCGTCGTCACCCCGGGTGTCGGGTTCGGCACCTACGGCGACGGATATGTCCGCTTTGCGATCACCCGGTCGGTGGAGCGTATCGAAGAGGCGATTGAGCGGATGCGGGGCATGGACCTATGA